Within Oscillospiraceae bacterium, the genomic segment GAAGCCGGGTGTTACGGTCAATTCGATCACCGGTATTCACACCCGCTGGGTCCAGCATGAGTCGGGCGGCTATCAGGACTACTGCGATTTCCCGCTGGCCGGTGCTGACGAGGAAGTGATCGCCAACTGGCCGATGCCGAATCCCGATGATTATGATTATGAGGGCTGCCGGGATTTTCTGCGCGCTAACACCGACAAGGCGATTTATTACGGCGACCCGGGCGTCGGCGACATCATCAATTCCACCGGTATGCTGATGGGCATGGAAGACGTGCTGGTGAATCTGATTACCGACGATGAGGCAACCCTGACCTATATCAAACGCAAAACCGATCACCAACTGGCGGTTATGGAGCGGATGTTTGAAAAATTCCACGACGACATCACGTTTTTCTGGATGGGTGAAGACCTGGGGACACAGAAAGGTCCGATTATCGGCCATGATTTATATTTGCGCAATATCCGGCCGATTCATGCGAAATTCACCAAACTGGCACAGCACTACGGCAAAATGTCGATGATCCACTCCTGTGGGTCGTCGAGTTGGGCGTTTAACGATTTTATCGAAATCGGCATCAATATCGTGGACACTCTTCAGCCCGAAGCGGCGAACATGGAACCGGCTTATTTAAAAAAGACCTACGGCGATAAACTGGCCTTTCACGGTTGTATCTCAACCGCAGGGCCGCTGGCCTACGGTACGGTGGAAGACGTCGTTCAAAACTGTAAAGAGACGTTGGACATCATGATGCCGGGCGGCGGATACGCCTTTGCTCCGACCCATGCGATTCAGGATAACAGCCCGTTGGAGAACGTGTTGGCTGCTTATAATACGGCGCATGAATACGGAATCTATCACAAATAAAGGGGACTGACTGAAATGACGGCAAGAGAACGGCTTCAATGTATTTTCAACGGTAAAAAACCCGATGACAGACTGCCTGTGATTGAGTGGGCCGGATGGTGGGATAAGACCGTCGAGAACTGGGAGAGTCAGGGGATGCCGAAAGACCTCGGCAGGATCGGGATGTACGATTATTTCGGCATGGATCGGAATCATCAGATTTGGCTGCAGCACAGCACGTCCGATCTGCCCAAACCGGCTTATCACGGCGCACCACGTATCACCAATATTCAAGAGTACCGCGAGGCCCGTAAAAACGGCTGGATTCTGCCGGATGCCATCGAGCCGATCAAAGAGCAGCTCGAACAATTGGCTGAATGTCAAAAGGACGGACAGATCACCTGGTTCACATTTGACGGCTTTTTTTGGTGGCCGCGCGTGCTGCTCGGGATTGAACCGCACCTGTATTCCTTTTATGATGAACCCGAGATGTACCATGAGATCTGCGAGGATCTGCTCGACTGGCATCTGCGCATGCTTGAAAAAATAACGGCGATCTTTGAACCCGATTTTATGACTTTTGCCGAGGATATGTCCTACAACAACGGCCCGATGCTGTCGGAGGACATTTTTAACGAATTTATGAAACCCTACTATCAGCGGATCATTCCCGAACTGAAAAAGCACCACATCAAAGCCATTGTCGATTCGGACGGAGATATCTCCAAGATGGTGCCGTGGCTGATCGGTTCCGGGATAGAGGGCATTTTGCCGCTGGAACGCCAAGCCGGTGTGGACATTGTCGAACTCACCAAAAAGTTCCCCGATTTTGTTTGGATCGGCGGATTTGATAAGATGACGATGTTCAATGTCAAAGAAGACCCCAATTATAACCCTGAAAAGAGCATGAGAGCCGAATTCGAGCGCCTGCTTCCGGCGATGAAATACGGACGGTACGTCGCGGCAGTAGACCATCAGACGCCGCCTAGCGTTAAAATGACTGACTATCGGATCTATGTTCAACTCGCCAAGGAATATGCCGAAAAAGCTGTGAAATAACGCTCAAAATACGTGAGGATACATAAAAAGCGGCAAAAAAATTTAACAAATACCTTTTCTTTGGCGCGACAGTGTGATATAATGTAACCGCTTTGGTTTGAAAAAATGTGTAATTATTGGCCAGGGCGGTTTATCTGTCTCTTACTAAGCTATAAAAAGGAGGGTTACGATGGACGTGAAATCCGAGAATAGCTCGCTCAGAACTGCAGCAGCGGCTGTGACCGCCGATAATTCCGATCCGGTATACATCTCAATGCTCGGGCGTTTCGAGATTCGTGCCGGAAACGGCGTTGTTTCCGATGCGACCAACCGTTCGATGAAGATGTGGAATTTTCTGGCGTATATCATCACAAACCGAGGCAAACGCATTTCTCACGAGGAATTTTTTGATCTTCTGTGGGGAAGTGATGATAATGAGAGTGAAAATCTGATCAGCGCCCTGAAAACCCTGCTTTATCGCGTAAGAGCGTTTTTGTCCCCGATCGATCCCGCAGGAGAACTGATCATTGCGCAGCGGGGCAGTTATTGTTGGAATCCCGAGTCAAAATGTGTGGTGGACGTCGAACAGTTTGAACGGCTTTGTAAACGGGCCGCAATCAAAGGACTGTCCGATGAAGAGGCCATTGATTATTACGCAAAGGCGCTGCGTCTTTACCGGGGCGACTTTTTGCAGAAATTATCGGGTGAACTCTGGGTCATTACCCTCCAGACCCATTATCACACCATGTATTTGAACGCCGTCTACAGCATCTCCGAACTGCTGCAGACCAACGGCCGGTACGCCGAGATGGAAGAATACTGTACCAAGGCACTGCAGACCGACGCGATGGATGAAAAACTTTACTGCCTGCTGATTACGGCATTGCTTCGTCAGGGAAAAGAGCAGGCGGCAATGGATAAATACAAGACCATTACCGATCTTTTATACCGCAATCTCGGCGTAAAGCCCTCCGAGGAACTGCACGGGTTGTACGAGGAGATCATGAAGATTCAAAAGGATTATGAAACGGATCTTTCGGCGATCTTCGACGACCTGCGTGAATCCGAAAAAGCGGCGGGGGCATTTTATTGCGAATACGGCTTCTTCCGCGAAGCCTACCGGCTTGAAGCCCGACGTGCGGCTCGATTGGGACTGTCGATTTATGTGGCGCTGATGACCGTCTCGGCACAGAGCGGGAAAATGCCGCCGATGAAATCCGTCGTCTCGGTGATGGACAAGCTACAGCAGAGTATTTTGACTTCACTGCGGAAAGGCGACGTCGTATCCAAATACAGCCCCCAACAGTTCGTCATCATGCTGCCGGCGCTGACATTTGAGGACGGAGAGATGGTTATGCGGCGAATTATCTCCGCTTTTTATAAGAATAACCGAAAAAATTGGATGACGATCAGTTATAAATTACAGCAGATTGAGTTGGCCGAATAGGCCTTCTCTTTTATGGGAAAAATGATGGAACAAAAGAGGATAATAGCGTTTTTTACTGCTTTAATACTGACGATGTTTTCGGCGGGCTGCTCAGGCATGCCCCAATCGGAGACATCGTCCGCTTTTTCAAGCGTTGCCTCTGTCGCTTCCATCACAATGTCACAATCCGAGGTGCAAAGTTCATCTCTGCTCTCTTCGGCCCCGGAGATCTCTTCGGAACCGGTTTCATCGGCCATTTCAGCTGAATCATCTCTCGAGAGCTCTTCGGAACCGATTGCATCATCCGAACCGGTATCGGTTGTTTCAACAATTTCTTCGGAACCGGAAAGCACAGCGGAATCGGTTTCGTCCCAGCCGGTTTCGTCACAGGCGGTTTCATCGGAACCGAGCGGTCCGGTACAGCGGGTTTATTCATCAAACGTACCCGATATAAGGGATATCGTATACGGTGCTGACGTTCTGGCGGGTGAAGGGGCAAGCGTGGACTGCAGCAACCTGTCCGAGGGGTTTATCATCGTCAAATACGGCGGCAGCGGTACGGGCGGACGTTTGAAAACCCAGGTGATCAAGAGCGGCGGTGCTACATACAACTTCGATATTGCCCCCAATAAAAATGAAATTTTACCTTTGACACAGGGCAGCGGAAATTATACAATCAATGTGGTAGAGGGGATCGGCGGAACAAATTACGCGGTGATGTTTTCCTGTACAATCAATGTCACTTTGAGGGACGATTTGCTGCCGTTTTTATATTCCAACCAATTTGTCGATTTTGCCTCGGCACCCGATACCCGCGCGAAGGCCGAAGAACTTGCAAAAGGCCTGTCCACCGACGTCGAAGTGACTTCGGCAATATTCGACTATGTCACACGGACGCTGACTTATGATTATGAGCTGGCCGCAACGGTTAAAAGCGGTTACATTCCGGTGTTGGATAACGTTTTAGCCGCAAAGACAGGGATTTGTTTTGACTATGCGTCCTTGATGTCCGGCATGCTGCGCTACAACCGCATTCCCTGTAAATTAATTATCGGTTATGCGGGCGACGTTTATCACGCTTGGATCGATGTGTGGCTGGACGGTGAGGGCTGGATCGGCGGGTTGATTTATTACGACGGAAACGGCTGGGAGATGATGGACCCCACTTTCGTATCGGCCTATCTCGATAATCCTAAATTGAATTCGCTTTACAGCAAAGGCGTCAATTATACACAAAAATATCAGTATTAGGGGAGTGGCGTGTATGGAAACAAAAATCAAAAAACTCACGGACGAAGAACTGGGGGCGTTCAGCCGCGAGCTGGCGATGATCATGCAGGCCGGAATTTTGCCTTCGGATGCAATTGCGGCAATGAAAACAGATTGCACGGACAATCGGGAGATGGAAATCCTCGAGAAGCTGTATACCAAATTGGAAGCCGGGAGTCCGCTTTGGGAAGCTGCGGAAGGTGCCGGCGTTTTTCCGGCGTACATGCTGAGCATGCTGAAACTGGGAGAGACCTCGGGGAAACTTCAACAGGTATGCACGCGTTTGGCTGAGCATTATGAGCGGCTTGCCGAGATTTCGTCGAGTGTCCGCCGTGCGGTGACCTATCCGCTGATTCTGCTGCTGTTGATGGTCATCGTCGTTATGGTGCTGACGGTCAGCGTACTTCCGGTTTTCGCCGGAGTTTACAACGATTTAGGTATCGAGGTTTCAGCTACGACAATGGCACTGCTCCATTTCGGAGAAGCGTCTAAATGGGTGGCATTCGGCATTGCTATTTTGACAGCATTTGTGGGATTTGCCATGCTGATTATGACAGCGCAGGAAAAAGGCAGGGAACGGGTGCGGGAGATCGGTTCGGCGATTTTCGGGGGCAAAAAACTCGCACGCGAAATGGCACTCTCCGATTTTTGCTCTGCGGCAGCGATGCTTTTAGCCGGCGGTGCGACCTACAGTGAAGCGATTAAAGGCGGAATGAGCGTTACTAAGGAAAAAAAGGTACTGGCGGATGCCGATAAATGCTTGGGATTGCTGGAAGAAGGGAAATCTTTCGGCGCGGCTGTCGGCGGCAGCGGTCTGATGACCGGTTTATCGGCGGGACTGCTCTCGGCGGGTGTAAAAGCGGGTGCAGCGGAAGAAGCGATGGCAGAAGCGGCACGCAGATACAAGGAAGCAGCCGATGAGCGCATCTCAATCGCGGTCGGTAGGGTCGAACCCGCAATTGTCATCGTGTTGTGCGTGATGGTGGGTTT encodes:
- a CDS encoding uroporphyrinogen decarboxylase family protein — encoded protein: MSVITIKKAEMTSRQRVLTAFSHEIPDRVPIDYDCNPGINRKIAAALGVDPADRYAVKSGLGCDFFGIRPKYIGKPLFAPSEKPGVTVNSITGIHTRWVQHESGGYQDYCDFPLAGADEEVIANWPMPNPDDYDYEGCRDFLRANTDKAIYYGDPGVGDIINSTGMLMGMEDVLVNLITDDEATLTYIKRKTDHQLAVMERMFEKFHDDITFFWMGEDLGTQKGPIIGHDLYLRNIRPIHAKFTKLAQHYGKMSMIHSCGSSSWAFNDFIEIGINIVDTLQPEAANMEPAYLKKTYGDKLAFHGCISTAGPLAYGTVEDVVQNCKETLDIMMPGGGYAFAPTHAIQDNSPLENVLAAYNTAHEYGIYHK
- a CDS encoding BTAD domain-containing putative transcriptional regulator, translated to MDVKSENSSLRTAAAAVTADNSDPVYISMLGRFEIRAGNGVVSDATNRSMKMWNFLAYIITNRGKRISHEEFFDLLWGSDDNESENLISALKTLLYRVRAFLSPIDPAGELIIAQRGSYCWNPESKCVVDVEQFERLCKRAAIKGLSDEEAIDYYAKALRLYRGDFLQKLSGELWVITLQTHYHTMYLNAVYSISELLQTNGRYAEMEEYCTKALQTDAMDEKLYCLLITALLRQGKEQAAMDKYKTITDLLYRNLGVKPSEELHGLYEEIMKIQKDYETDLSAIFDDLRESEKAAGAFYCEYGFFREAYRLEARRAARLGLSIYVALMTVSAQSGKMPPMKSVVSVMDKLQQSILTSLRKGDVVSKYSPQQFVIMLPALTFEDGEMVMRRIISAFYKNNRKNWMTISYKLQQIELAE
- a CDS encoding uroporphyrinogen decarboxylase family protein codes for the protein MTARERLQCIFNGKKPDDRLPVIEWAGWWDKTVENWESQGMPKDLGRIGMYDYFGMDRNHQIWLQHSTSDLPKPAYHGAPRITNIQEYREARKNGWILPDAIEPIKEQLEQLAECQKDGQITWFTFDGFFWWPRVLLGIEPHLYSFYDEPEMYHEICEDLLDWHLRMLEKITAIFEPDFMTFAEDMSYNNGPMLSEDIFNEFMKPYYQRIIPELKKHHIKAIVDSDGDISKMVPWLIGSGIEGILPLERQAGVDIVELTKKFPDFVWIGGFDKMTMFNVKEDPNYNPEKSMRAEFERLLPAMKYGRYVAAVDHQTPPSVKMTDYRIYVQLAKEYAEKAVK
- a CDS encoding transglutaminase-like domain-containing protein — translated: MDCSNLSEGFIIVKYGGSGTGGRLKTQVIKSGGATYNFDIAPNKNEILPLTQGSGNYTINVVEGIGGTNYAVMFSCTINVTLRDDLLPFLYSNQFVDFASAPDTRAKAEELAKGLSTDVEVTSAIFDYVTRTLTYDYELAATVKSGYIPVLDNVLAAKTGICFDYASLMSGMLRYNRIPCKLIIGYAGDVYHAWIDVWLDGEGWIGGLIYYDGNGWEMMDPTFVSAYLDNPKLNSLYSKGVNYTQKYQY
- a CDS encoding type II secretion system F family protein; this encodes METKIKKLTDEELGAFSRELAMIMQAGILPSDAIAAMKTDCTDNREMEILEKLYTKLEAGSPLWEAAEGAGVFPAYMLSMLKLGETSGKLQQVCTRLAEHYERLAEISSSVRRAVTYPLILLLLMVIVVMVLTVSVLPVFAGVYNDLGIEVSATTMALLHFGEASKWVAFGIAILTAFVGFAMLIMTAQEKGRERVREIGSAIFGGKKLAREMALSDFCSAAAMLLAGGATYSEAIKGGMSVTKEKKVLADADKCLGLLEEGKSFGAAVGGSGLMTGLSAGLLSAGVKAGAAEEAMAEAARRYKEAADERISIAVGRVEPAIVIVLCVMVGLVLLSVMLPLTAIMNSIG